From a single Ooceraea biroi isolate clonal line C1 chromosome 12, Obir_v5.4, whole genome shotgun sequence genomic region:
- the LOC105278805 gene encoding F-box only protein 11, producing the protein MPSASFSSSRSYVRRSRRKNANRIPLPSRTTSAEPCDLPCPTSNQILPGGGVGGGGGGSGGRGSSPSVSGVAAPSPSPSQSHSSPYDLRRKSPPHPDPAPGTSSALPPSGGSSIAATFGSSSLPARKRPRRTCSLSTDGINTNTAAHYLQYELPDEVLLTIFNYLMEQDLCRVSQVCKRFQAIANDTELWKSLYQQVYEYDLPLFNPAPCKFEFVSPDESEYPNPWKESFRQLYRGVHVRPGFQDLKFKGRNLPYFNTVQGALDYVDEYRSNNNSSSSTSTTSGNTSGSSAAPGGQGCCNSNSQTNGEDTTTQHLVFLHAGTYRGEFLVIDSDVALIGAAPGNVAESVILERESESTVMFVEGAKRAYAGHLTLKFTPDVTSTVPHHKHYCLEVGENCSPTVDHCIIRSSSVVGAAVCVSGVGANPLVKNCDISDCENVGLYVTDYAQGTYEDNEISRNALAGIWVKNYANPIMRRNHIHHGRDVGIFTFDNGLGYFEANDIHNNRIAGFEVKAGANPTVVHCEIHHGQTGGIYVHENGLGQFIDNKIHSNNFAGVWITSNSNPTIRRNEIYNGHQGGVYIFGEGRGLIEHNNIYGNALAGIQIRTNSDPIVRHNKIHHGQHGGIYVHEKGQGLIEENEVYANTLAGVWITTGSTPVLRRNRIHSGKQVGVYFYDNGHGKLEDNDIFNHLYSGVQIRTGSNPVIRGNKIWGGQNGGVLVYNSGLGLLEQNEIFDNAMAGVWIKTDSNPTLKRNKIFDGRDGGICIFNGGKGVLEENDIFRNAQAGVLISTQSQPILRRNRIFDGLAAGVEITNNATATLEYNQIFNNRFGGLCLASGVQPTTRGNKIFNNQDAVEKAVGNGQCLYKISSYTSFPMHDFYRCQTCNTTDRNAICVNCIKTCHAGHDVEFIRHDRFFCDCGAGTLSNQCQLQGEPTQDTDTLYDSAAPMESHTLMVN; encoded by the exons ATGCCGAGCGcgtcgttctcgtcgtcgCGCAGCTACGTACGGAGGTCGCGACGGAAAAACGCAAACAGGATCCCTTTGCCATCGAGGACTACTTCGG CCGAGCCATGCGATTTGCCATGTCCAACGTCCAATCAGATCCTTCCGGGCGGTGGAGTTGGCGGTGGAGGCGGAGGAAGTGGTGGACGAGGCTCGTCCCCTAGTGTATCCGGAGTAGCTGCACCGTCGCCGTCCCCCTCGCAGTCCCATTCTTCACCGTACGATCTTAGACGCAAAAGTCCACCTCATCCGGATCCTGCACCTGGTACCAGCTCAGCTCTGCCACCATCGGGCGGAAGTAGCATCGCGGCCACTTTTGGTTCATCGTCGCTGCCAGCGAGGAAACGACCAAGGCGAACGTGTTCGCTGTCCACCGACG GTATAAACACAAACACAGCAGCGCATTATCTTCAGTATGAGCTACCGGATGAGGTGCTGCTCACGATATTCAACTATCTCATGGAGCAGGACCTTTGCCGAGTGTCGCAGGTGTGCAAGCGTTTCCAGGCGATCGCGAATGACACGGAGCTGTGGAAATCACTGTACCAGCAGGTCTACGAGTACGATCTGCCGCTGTTTAACCCAGCTCCGTGTAAATTCGAGTTCGTGTCGCCGGACGAGTCCGAGTACCCGAATCCATGGAAGGAGAGCTTCAGGCAGCTGTACAGGGGCGTGCACGTGCGGCCCGGCTTCCAGGACCTCAAGTTTAAGGGTCGCAATCTGCCGTACTTCAACACGGTTCAGGGGGCGCTCGACTACGTCGACGAGTACAGgagcaacaacaacagcagcagcagcacatCCACTACGAGCGGGAATACGAGCGGAAGCAGCGCGGCTCCAGGAGGCCAGGGTTGTTGCAACAGCAACTCGCAGACGAATGGTGAAGACACGACGACGCAGCATCTAGTGTTTCTGCACGCTGGAACGTACAGAGGTGAATTCCTCGTGATCGACAGCGACGTGGCGTTGATTGGTGCAGCGCCGGGCAACGTCGCGGAGTCGGTCATCCTGGAACGGGAAAGCGAGTCGACGGTAATGTTTGTCGAAGGGGCGAAACGTGCGTACGCCGGGCATCTCACGTTGAAGTTCACGCCCGACGTGACCAGCACTGTGCCTCATCACAAGCACTACTGCCTAGAAGTTGGCGAGAATTGCAGTCCCACCGTTGATCACTGTATCATCAGAAGTTCTAGCGTTG TCGGCGCTGCGGTGTGTGTCTCCGGCGTGGGTGCGAATCCACTGGTGAAGAACTGCGACATATCGGACTGCGAGAACGTCGGTCTGTATGTCACCGACTACGCTCAGGGCACCTACGAGGACAACGAAATTTCGCGCAACGCTCTGGCCGGCATCTGGGTGAAGAACTACGCGAACCCGATCATGCGACGGAATCACATTCACCACGGGCGTGACGTCGGGATCTTCACATTCGACAACGGGCTGGGCTACTTCGAGGCGAACGACATCCACAACAATCGCATAGCCGGCTTCGAGGTGAAGGCTGGCGCAAATCCCACCGTCGTGCACTGCGAGATACACCACGGCCAGACGGGCGGCATCTACGTTCACGAGAACGGTCTCGGGCAGTTCATTGACAACAAGATACACTCGAATAACTTTGCCGGCGTGTGGATCACGTCGAACTCGAATCCGACGATACGTCGAAACGAGATATACAACGGCCACCAGGGCGGCGTGTATATATTCGGCGAGGGCCGCGGCCTGATCGAGCACAATAATATTTACGGTAATGCGTTGGCCGGTATACAAATTAGAACAAACTCTGACCCGATAGTGCGGCACAACAAGATACACCACGGCCAGCACGGCGGCATTTACGTTCACGAGAAGGGCCAGGGCTTGATCGAGGAGAACGAGGTCTATGCAAATACTCTCGCGGGTGTTTGGATCACGACGGGTTCGACGCCGGTGCTCAGGAGAAACCGGATTCATAGTGGCAAACAGGTCGGCGTGTATTTCTATGACAACGGCCACGGCAAGTTGGAGGACAATGATATCTTCAATCATTTATACTCGGGAGTACAAATaag GACCGGCAGCAATCCGGTGATACGTGGCAACAAGATATGGGGCGGGCAGAACGGAGGCGTACTCGTGTACAATAGCGGCTTGGGCTTACTCGAGCAGAACGAGATCTTCGACAACGCCATGGCGGGAGTCTGGATCAAGACCGACAGCAACCCGACTCTCAAGAGAAATAAGATCTTCGACGGACGAGACGGCGGTATCTGTATATTTAACGGTGGCAAAG GTGTTCTGGAAGAGAACGACATATTTCGCAATGCGCAAGCGGGTGTGCTAATCTCGACGCAGTCGCAGCCGATCCTGAGGAGAAACCGGATCTTCGACGGGCTGGCTGCCGGTGTCGAGATCACCAACAACGCCACTGCCACGTTAGAGTACAATCAGATATTCAACAATCGGTTCGGCGGGCTCTGTCTAGCCAGCGGCGTCCAGCCGACCACTAGAG GCAATAAAATCTTCAACAACCAAGACGCGGTGGAGAAGGCAGTGGGGAATGGCCAGTGCCTCTATAAGATATCGTCGTACACCTCCTTTCCCATGCACGACTTCTATCGCTGTCAGACGTGCAACACGACAGACCGCAACGCGATATGCGTCAACTGCATAAAGACCTGCCACGCCGGTCACGACGTCGAGTTCATCAGACACGATCG ATTCTTCTGCGACTGCGGTGCTGGCACGTTGAGTAACCAATGCCAGCTGCAAGGCGAGCCTACGCAGGACACGGACACTTTATACGACAGCGCGGCTCCTATGGAATCGCATACACTTATGGTTAACTAG
- the LOC105278801 gene encoding CAAX prenyl protease 2 isoform X2, with product MEAAAQPSYEQPHNCASAILSCLALSVVYVASLYVWSTPHNREHPSTIKKRFFSVFIMTFLSPAPLYFGLNEKVFQKASMWELLGLRWSGFIQAAVIPLLLTMILFLGPLSLQGFNGLWRLYTEPMYWLGSVRTLIWWRNQVVAPLSEEWTFRACMLPLLLQCFTPATAIFVCPLFFGVAHFHHVVGRVKMGMGIKHALFISCFQSAYTTLFGAYAAFLFAKTGGHRTFFPSTRSASLREELLTRACIFSRTLRSAVRRALLLQSHGLSRSLRDSGVQGPAEEGRAALPVRHRSGRLVLPADADDAPVAVQQQLVLD from the exons ATGGAGGCCGCCGCGCAGCCGAGTTACGAGCAGCCGCACAACTGCGCGTCCGCGATCCTCTCGTGCCTCGCGCTCTCGGTCGTCTACGTGGCGAGCCTGTACGTCTGGAGTACGCCGCACAACAG AGAGCACCCGTCAACGATAAAGAAACGATTCTTCAGCGTCTTCATCATGACTTTCCTCTCGCCAGCGCCTCTGTACTTTGGATTAAATGAGAAAGTGTTCCAAAAG GCAAGCATGTGGGAGCTGTTGGGTCTACGATGGTCGGGCTTCATACAGGCTGCCGTGATACCGTTGCTCCTAACGATGATTCTGTTCCTAGGTCCCTTGAGCTTGCAGGGCTTCAATGGCTTGTGGCGACTGTACACTG AGCCCATGTACTGGCTGGGAAGCGTGCGGACGTTGATCTGGTGGCGGAATCAGGTGGTCGCGCCCCTCTCCGAGGAGTGGACCTTCAGGGCCTGCATGCTGCCGTTGCTCCTGCAGTGCTTCACGCCGGCTACTGCCATATTCGTGTGCCCCCTGTTCTTCGGGGTGGCCCACTTCCATCACGTGGTCGGGAGGGTGAAGATGGGCATGGGGATCAAGCACGCGCTGTTTATATCCT GTTTCCAGTCCGCGTACACGACACTGTTCGGAGCGTACGCAGCCTTCCTCTTCGCGAAGACAGGTGGGCATCGCACTTTCTTCCCTTCCACACGATCCGCGAGTCTTCGTGAAGAGCTGCTCACACGTGCTTGTATTTTCTCCAGGACACTTCGTAGCGCCGTTCGCCGCGCACTCCTTCTGCAATCACATGGGCTTTCCCGATCTCTCCGAGATAGCGGCGTACAAGGACCCGCTGAAGAGGGCCGGGCTGCTCTGCCTGTTCGTCATCGGTCTGGTCGCTTGGTGCTTCCTGCTGACGCCGATGACGCACCCGTCGCTGTTCAACAACAACTTGTTCTGGACTAA
- the LOC105278801 gene encoding CAAX prenyl protease 2 isoform X1 produces MEAAAQPSYEQPHNCASAILSCLALSVVYVASLYVWSTPHNREHPSTIKKRFFSVFIMTFLSPAPLYFGLNEKVFQKASMWELLGLRWSGFIQAAVIPLLLTMILFLGPLSLQGFNGLWRLYTEPMYWLGSVRTLIWWRNQVVAPLSEEWTFRACMLPLLLQCFTPATAIFVCPLFFGVAHFHHVVGRVKMGMGIKHALFISCFQSAYTTLFGAYAAFLFAKTGHFVAPFAAHSFCNHMGFPDLSEIAAYKDPLKRAGLLCLFVIGLVAWCFLLTPMTHPSLFNNNLFWTKQSV; encoded by the exons ATGGAGGCCGCCGCGCAGCCGAGTTACGAGCAGCCGCACAACTGCGCGTCCGCGATCCTCTCGTGCCTCGCGCTCTCGGTCGTCTACGTGGCGAGCCTGTACGTCTGGAGTACGCCGCACAACAG AGAGCACCCGTCAACGATAAAGAAACGATTCTTCAGCGTCTTCATCATGACTTTCCTCTCGCCAGCGCCTCTGTACTTTGGATTAAATGAGAAAGTGTTCCAAAAG GCAAGCATGTGGGAGCTGTTGGGTCTACGATGGTCGGGCTTCATACAGGCTGCCGTGATACCGTTGCTCCTAACGATGATTCTGTTCCTAGGTCCCTTGAGCTTGCAGGGCTTCAATGGCTTGTGGCGACTGTACACTG AGCCCATGTACTGGCTGGGAAGCGTGCGGACGTTGATCTGGTGGCGGAATCAGGTGGTCGCGCCCCTCTCCGAGGAGTGGACCTTCAGGGCCTGCATGCTGCCGTTGCTCCTGCAGTGCTTCACGCCGGCTACTGCCATATTCGTGTGCCCCCTGTTCTTCGGGGTGGCCCACTTCCATCACGTGGTCGGGAGGGTGAAGATGGGCATGGGGATCAAGCACGCGCTGTTTATATCCT GTTTCCAGTCCGCGTACACGACACTGTTCGGAGCGTACGCAGCCTTCCTCTTCGCGAAGACAG GACACTTCGTAGCGCCGTTCGCCGCGCACTCCTTCTGCAATCACATGGGCTTTCCCGATCTCTCCGAGATAGCGGCGTACAAGGACCCGCTGAAGAGGGCCGGGCTGCTCTGCCTGTTCGTCATCGGTCTGGTCGCTTGGTGCTTCCTGCTGACGCCGATGACGCACCCGTCGCTGTTCAACAACAACTTGTTCTGGACTAAGCAATCCGTATGA
- the LOC105278802 gene encoding BTB/POZ domain-containing protein KCTD3 isoform X3, whose product MLESAPLQIPEPMGRPMDWSSQAAATSSSTNQNPTAGPQSHKGALGTHVRNSSLDYRLPQRGLPHSRTPSLDLRHVRNNSADLNKFYKNDISLVFGSHQVSSWVDPLRVQIIKAHHNWIVIAYAHFITCYRLKDSSGWQHVFTSPHIECTIERVAINAKMGSGVDGKMVAISYDSQVRLWGVSEEGIRVNVGTFNLSVRVEYLFFIGSQLVALSPTGKIGVWHAMTHHWQIQDVVPILSFDTAGSFLLLGCKNGSIYYIDMQKFPLRMKDNDLLVTELYRDPSCDPITAISVYLTPKTTSERGRGGLCGNWIEIAYGTKSGSVRVIVQHPETVGHGPQLFQTFTVHQSSVTKVTLSEKYLVSVCSEYNHVRSWAVTRFRGMISTQPGSTPEASFKIVSLEAIDPCVSYNAGNDFGPFGEQDDEQVFVQKVVPETDQLFVRLASNGKRVCVIQSVDGSIISSFYVHECEGSSRMGSRPRRFIFTGHSNGTIQMWDLTTALDPSFNATQARDTSGGPTPEELWKLLDQCDLSNSHCSTPCISPSPSLIAAGSRIKTSNMLFLNQSQNPDATPGPSQA is encoded by the exons CAGGTCCTCAGAGCCACAAGGGAGCGCTGGGAACGCACGTGAGGAACTCCTCGTTGGACTATCGACTGCCGCAGCGCGGCCTCCCGCATTCCCGCACACCGTCGCTAGATCTCAGGCACGTGAGGAACAATTCGGCGGATCTGAATAAGTTTTACAAAAACGATATCAGTCTGGTATTTGGCTCGCATCAAG TCTCGTCGTGGGTGGATCCGCTGAGGGTGCAGATCATAAAGGCGCACCACAACTGGATCGTGATCGCGTACGCGCACTTCATAACGTGCTACCGGCTGAAGGATTCGTCTGGCTGGCAGCACGTGTTCACCAGTCCGCACATCGAGTGCACGATCGAACGGGTGGCGATAAACGCGAAGATGGGCAGCGGCGTGGACGGCAAGATGGTCGCCATCTCCTACGACAGCCAAGTCAGGCTGTGGGGCGTGTCCGAGGAAGGGATCAGGGTGAACGTGGGCACGTTCAACCTGAGCGTGCGCGTCGAGTACCTGTTCTTCATCGGCAGCCAGCTGGTCGCGCTCTCGCCGACCGGCAAGATCGGCGTCTGGCATGCGATGACCCATCACTGGCAAATCCAGGACGTCGTGCCCATCCTGTCCTTCGACACGGCCGGATCCTTCCTGCTGCTCGGCTGCAAGAACGGCTCCATCTATTACATCG ACATGCAGAAGTTTCCTTTGCGAATGAAGGATAACGACCTGCTCGTGACCGAACTGTATCGCGACCCGAGCTGCGACCCCATAACTGCGATATCCGTGTATTTGACGCCAAAGACAA CATCtgagagggggaggggag GTCTCTGCGGAAACTGGATTGAGATCGCCTATGGCACGAAATCCGGGAGTGTCAGAGTGATCGTCCAGCATCCCGAAACTGTCGGACACGGTCCGCAGTTGTTTCAAACGTTCACGGTGCATCAGAGCAGTGTGACCAAG GTAACGCTGTCGGAGAAGTATCTGGTTTCGGTTTGCTCGGAGTACAACCACGTCAGAAGCTGGGCGGTGACCAGATTCCGCGGCATGATCTCCACGCAGCCAGGCTCGACGCCCGAGGCCAGCTTCAAGATTGTCTCCCTGGAGGCGATCGACCCCTGCGTCAGCTACAACGCCGGCAACGATTTCG GGCCGTTCGGTGAGCAGGACGACGAGCAAGTATTTGTGCAGAAAGTCGTCCCGGAGACGGACCAGTTGTTCGTACGACTGGCGTCGAACGGGAAGCGAGTCTGCGTGATACAGTCGGTCGACGGCAGTATCATAAGTTCGTTCTACGTGCACGAGTGTGAAGGCTCTAGTCGCATGGGCTCAAGGCCCAGACGTTTCATATTCACCGGCCACTCTAACGGCACTATACAAATGTGGGATCTCACAACGGCACTGGATCCGTCTTTCAACGCCACTCAAG CGAGAGACACCTCCGGTGGGCCGACGCCGGAGGAGCTCTGGAAGCTGTTGGACCAGTGCGACCTGAGCAACAGCCACTGCTCGACGCCCTGCATCAGCCCGTCGCCCTCGCTGATCGCGGCCGGATCGAGAATCAAGACGAGCAACATGCTGTTCCTCAATCAGTCGCAAAATCCAGACGCGACGCCCGGACCAAGCCAAGCGTAg